A single genomic interval of Cucumis sativus cultivar 9930 chromosome 7, Cucumber_9930_V3, whole genome shotgun sequence harbors:
- the LOC116405114 gene encoding uncharacterized protein LOC116405114, whose translation MLISGPKQPGYDINTYLAPLIDDLQMLWTDGVRCFDAYKEEYFTLRAVLLWTINGFPTYGNLCGFSVKGYKACPICGEETTSIRLQHGKKMSYMGHMKYLLRHHPYRLQKKKFNGKQEHGIPPQPLSGEAMYLKMKDMIFSCGKKCGKTVHNEGGNDYWKRRPVFFQLPYWKHLHVRHCLDIMHIEKNVCMNIVGTLLDIPGKSKDGMNTRLDLVGMKIRPELTPTFTGNRTYIPAACYTLSKEEKYRFCKTLSEIKVPEGYSANISSRVSLDDLKLIGLKSYDCHVLMQQLLPIAIRSVLPKNVRYTISRLCFFFNAICAKSFSVSDLDALQEDIVLTLCNLEKYFPPSFFTIMVHLVVHLVREVKLCGPIYLRWMYPFERCMKVLKSYVRSRARPEVCIAEASICEEAVGFCSDFLSGLDPIGLGSLNSRTEIQSDRPLSVGTYVRPDDQQLKQAHLHVLQNIGEVHTYVE comes from the coding sequence ATGTTAATATCAGGTCCAAAGCAACCGGGATACGATATCAATACGTACTTAGCACCTTTAATTGATGATCTACAAATGTTGTGGACGGATGGAGTTCGTTGTTTCGATGCATATAAGGAAGAATATTTCACACTGCGAGCTGTCTTATTATGGACCATCAACGGTTTTCCAACATACGGTAATCTATGCGGTTTTAGTGTGAAAGGATATAAGGCTTGTCCAATATGTGGAGAGGAGACTACTTCAATAAGATTGCaacatggaaaaaaaatgtcatacatGGGACACATGAAGTATTTGCTAAGACATCATCCATACAGattacagaaaaaaaaatttaatgggAAGCAAGAGCATGGAATTCCTCCACAACCCTTGTCGGGGGAGGCCATGTACCTTAAGATGAAAGACATGATATTTTCATGTGGGAAGAAGTGTGGGAAGACCGTGCATAATGAAGGTGGCAATGACTATTGGAAAAGAAGACctgttttttttcaactacCATATTGGAAACACTTGCATGTTCGACACTGTTTAGACATAatgcatattgaaaaaaatgtatgcatGAACATAGTGGGCACCTTACTTGATATACCAGGAAAAAGTAAGGATGGGATGAATACTAGACTTGACTTGGTTGGAATGAAAATTAGACCAGAATTGACACCAACGTTTACTGGTAATAGAACTTATATCCCTGCGGCATGTTATACACtgtcaaaagaagagaagtatCGGTTTTGCAAGACTTTGTCAGAAATTAAAGTTCCAGAAGGTTATTCAGCAAATATTAGTAGTCGTGTCTCTTTGGATGACTTAAAACTGATCGGCCTTAAGTCGTACGACTGTCATGTTTTAATGCAGCAACTGCTTCCAATTGCAATACGTTCAGTCCTACCGAAGAATGTGAGGTACACTATTAGTAGATTGTGCTTTTTCTTCAATGCGATTTGTGCCAAAAGTTTTTCTGTCTCAGATCTTGATGCACTTCAAGAAGATATAGTTCTGACTTTATGCAATCTTGAGAAGTATTTCCCACCCTCGTTTTTTACAATCATGGTTCACCTTGTCGTTCATCTCGTTAGAGAAGTAAAGCTTTGTGGACCAATATATTTGCGATGGATGTACCCATTTGAACGATGCATGAAAGTGTTGAAAAGTTATGTTCGCAGTAGAGCTCGACCGGAAGTATGCATTGCAGAAGCAAGCATATGCGAGGAGGCAGTTGGATTCTGTTCAGATTTTCTTTCTGGATTAGATCCTATTGGACTTGGGTCACTCAATTCAAGGACAGAAATACAAAGCGATCGACCGCTATCAGTAGGAACATACGTTCGACCCGATGACCAACAACTCAAGCAAGCACATCTTCATGTCTTACAGAACATTGGAGAAGTGCACACATACGTTGAGTAA
- the LOC101220553 gene encoding uncharacterized protein LOC101220553, protein MAAPELEVAVFIDTDFGTRLAVAVPPDIAAGALKREVERVHFNCFPSIGEIKVDGFMVKQNSNFYHLPDTLLTKLTSRLEVMQFLHVKARPLNGFIEPCIPKNADCSPNLNYVTYPTERRGYLGTACKSKIRINGKKHTRKRFQRQNCLSRLVGRGILAWNTKRKRKITNKKQVLEHMEKNSDTEGLIKDVKNHNGLIGTLSYHCVSIDEVRTTKQRLASSSSVEAATDSELSSEAMSVSSIIKRYFSSYDRESSISNQSRYDITRSQPGEYLKMKNMGRGPSSLPLKVPFKPCPQKDERSKLGKRLVMASYNLGISPIGGRPEISLCNAKGKKFQEMMTLAKSSCFEISDSEN, encoded by the exons ATGGCCGCTCCGGAGCTAGAAGTTGCAGTTTTTATCGATACTGATTTCGGCACCCGCCTGGCTGTTGCCGTTCCCCCGGACATCGCCGCCGGAGCTTTAAAGA GGGAAGTTGAGAGAGTACATTTTAACTGTTTCCCAAGTATAGGAGAGATCAAGGTGGATGGATTCATG GTGAAGCAAAACTCGAACTTCTACCATTTGCCCGATACGTTGCTCACGAAACTCACTTCCCGACTGGAAGTGATGCAGTTTCTTCATGTCAAAGCACGGCCTTTGAATGGGTTTATTGAGCCTTGTATACCCAAAAATGCCGATTGTTCCCCCAACCTAAACTATGTCACTTACCCTACAGAAAGACGAGGTTACTTGGGAACTGCCTGCAAGAGTAAAATCAGAATCAATGGCAAGAAACATACTAGAAAAAGGTTCCAGAGGCAGAATTGCTTATCAAGGCTAGTTGGCCGGGGTATCTTAGCCTGGAATacaaagagaaagaggaaaataactaataaaaaacAGGTTTTAGAACACATGGAAAAGAATTCTGATACGGAGGGTCTGATAAAAGATGTGAAAAATCACAATGGTTTGATTGGTACATTGTCATACCATTGTGTGTCAATTGACGAAGTGAGGACTACAAAACAAAGGTTGGCAAGCTCCTCATCGGTAGAGGCAGCCACGGACAGTGAGTTGTCCTCTGAAGCCATGTCTGTTTCTAGTAtcataaaaagatatttttcgAGCTATGACAGAGAGAGCAGCATTTCAAACCAATCAAGATATGATATTACTCGAAGTCAGCCAGGAGAGtatttgaagatgaagaatatgGGAAGAGGCCCAAGCTCGTTACCTTTGAAAGTGCCATTTAAACCATGTCCTCAAAAGGATGAGAGATCTAAGCTTGGGAAAAGGCTGGTGATGGCTTCATATAATCTTGGGATTTCTCCTATCGGGGGAAGGCCAGAAATTTCACTTTGTAATGCTAAAGGTAAAAAGTTTCAAGAAATGATGACTTTAGCTAAAAGTTCTTGTTTTGAGATAAGTGACAGTGAAAATTGA